In a genomic window of Leptospira brenneri:
- a CDS encoding RHS repeat domain-containing protein, with translation MYFFHPDHLGSIIMITDGNGNVLAGGERGGKSHITYKPYGEILRTDSYGPDITKFKYTGQEEDQESGLYYYKARYYDAGLGRFASNDGMVFPDKGQGMNRMMYVEGNPIAFVDPSGNNAIVHMFNQFFRHAFFGAAKIATQQLRSLGRGLDYSGRNAGRGIDGGARWLASGGNYSRNKGNDLDNLVGTKNFFASIQKSDVSNWLTKQYKDMKNKPGVRTEEKQISRDKRALEWEYIGYMGYCHMAFGQSGLWADRPGLNTCLTMVHSNYSVKLDNIYQSYAVLSGVMGIIQNTSGREPNCGNYETGISTPDCPANDPTRNIK, from the coding sequence ATGTATTTCTTCCATCCTGATCATTTGGGTAGCATCATCATGATTACCGATGGAAATGGGAATGTTCTTGCTGGTGGGGAGCGAGGTGGTAAATCACATATCACGTATAAACCATATGGGGAAATCCTTCGAACAGATTCTTATGGGCCAGACATTACTAAATTCAAATATACGGGACAAGAGGAAGACCAGGAAAGTGGGCTTTACTATTATAAAGCTAGGTATTATGATGCTGGGTTGGGTCGATTTGCGAGTAACGATGGTATGGTGTTTCCTGATAAGGGACAAGGGATGAATCGTATGATGTATGTGGAAGGAAATCCGATAGCGTTTGTTGATCCAAGTGGAAATAATGCGATTGTTCACATGTTCAACCAGTTTTTTAGGCATGCATTTTTTGGAGCTGCAAAAATTGCTACCCAACAATTAAGAAGTCTTGGCCGTGGTCTAGATTATTCAGGTAGGAATGCTGGACGTGGAATTGATGGTGGGGCTCGTTGGTTGGCTAGTGGAGGAAATTATTCTAGGAATAAGGGAAATGATTTAGATAATTTGGTTGGAACCAAGAATTTTTTTGCATCAATTCAGAAGAGCGATGTATCAAATTGGCTAACAAAGCAGTATAAGGATATGAAAAATAAACCAGGGGTCAGAACCGAAGAAAAACAAATATCGCGCGACAAACGTGCTTTAGAATGGGAGTATATAGGTTATATGGGATATTGTCATATGGCATTTGGACAGTCTGGACTTTGGGCAGATCGACCTGGATTGAATACTTGCCTGACTATGGTACATTCTAATTACTCGGTCAAGTTGGATAATATATATCAGTCCTATGCTGTTCTTTCGGGAGTTATGGGTATCATTCAAAATACTTCGGGTCGCGAGCCAAATTGTGGAAATTATGAAACGGGCATTTCAACACCCGATTGCCCTGCCAACGATCCGACAAGGAATATAAAGTGA
- a CDS encoding Kelch repeat-containing protein — MKKFSLNKHKIIANTLLICITLTVSCNLVRSDDTKNKNLIISLLVSAYFLPNGKSEIVALSDKPGSIFLIGGSSKRNNAITNIFHYNDGTLKNIMNLKHQRRSHTATLNQNKEIVVIGGYDGSNALESTEIINIENNRIVFGSNLNQRRMWHTSTLLNDGRILVTGGYNADSGWLTSAEVYNPLTKQYSFVGSLNIARRLHTANLLDNGDVVIIGGENKTNGSLNSIEIFNPTSNTFTLLGTQMASRRSVHTATNIGSNKIMIVGGYIIDPIDQIKNTPTVEIFNGNNNSVSASLSLPNGIHAQVAIPNGLNNIYICGGADLDSNPTKFQDTCYDLNHVNGTIVRSFSLQKERAYPTGNQLPEGKMLICGGNNTDWIDSCEIIFENISSSLDTKLY; from the coding sequence GTGAAAAAGTTTTCTCTTAATAAGCATAAGATTATCGCTAATACATTATTGATCTGTATTACTCTCACTGTGAGCTGCAATCTTGTTAGATCCGATGATACAAAAAATAAAAATTTGATTATTTCTTTGCTAGTATCAGCTTACTTTTTGCCTAATGGTAAATCTGAGATTGTTGCACTTTCTGACAAACCAGGCAGTATATTTCTTATTGGAGGTTCAAGCAAAAGAAATAACGCTATAACCAATATTTTTCATTATAATGACGGAACTTTGAAAAATATAATGAATCTGAAGCATCAACGAAGAAGTCATACGGCAACATTAAATCAAAATAAAGAAATAGTTGTTATCGGTGGTTATGATGGTTCGAATGCTTTGGAAAGTACTGAGATAATTAATATAGAAAATAATCGGATAGTTTTTGGCTCGAATTTGAATCAAAGACGAATGTGGCATACTAGTACTTTGCTAAATGATGGTCGAATTCTTGTGACTGGTGGATATAATGCTGATTCGGGATGGCTCACAAGTGCAGAAGTTTACAATCCTTTGACCAAACAATACTCATTCGTTGGTTCTCTCAACATAGCCAGACGATTACATACGGCGAATTTGTTAGATAATGGTGACGTTGTGATTATTGGAGGAGAAAACAAAACAAATGGATCGTTAAATTCTATCGAAATTTTCAATCCAACTTCAAATACCTTTACTTTGCTTGGTACTCAGATGGCAAGCAGACGAAGTGTCCACACTGCAACTAACATTGGGTCTAATAAGATTATGATTGTGGGTGGTTATATAATCGATCCTATTGACCAAATTAAAAATACTCCAACTGTCGAGATATTCAACGGAAACAATAATAGTGTTTCAGCGTCCCTTTCCTTGCCTAATGGAATACATGCGCAAGTTGCGATACCAAATGGGTTAAATAATATTTATATTTGTGGTGGTGCTGATTTGGATAGTAATCCAACAAAATTCCAAGATACATGTTACGATTTGAATCATGTAAATGGAACAATTGTCAGATCCTTCTCTCTGCAAAAAGAGAGGGCTTACCCAACAGGAAATCAATTACCTGAGGGTAAAATGCTGATTTGTGGTGGGAATAATACAGATTGGATTGACTCTTGTGAAATCATTTTTGAAAATATTTCAAGTTCTTTGGATACTAAGTTGTACTGA
- a CDS encoding RHS repeat-associated core domain-containing protein, whose protein sequence is MITDGNGNVLAGGERGGKSHITYKPYGEILRTDSFGPDITKFKYTGQEEDQESGLYYYKARYYDASLGRFASNDSMVFPDKEQGMNRMMYVEGNPIAFVDPSGNNAIVHMFNQFFRHAFFGAAKIATQQLRSLGRGLDYSGRNAGRGIDGGFKFIISGGKFKRQNGNDLDNLFQSGNFFKSLARMSGYNKLFVSSQFDYARKIERDEKKEYEKDSKIAFLCPYTGYKDCRTVAGFYISKHGKESFEAVGYDQLIKSILTQQQECEQYFGTGVAVGNPFMQNPPEIPQDCINRY, encoded by the coding sequence ATGATTACTGATGGGAATGGGAATGTTCTTGCCGGGGGAGAGCGAGGCGGTAAATCACATATCACGTATAAACCTTACGGAGAGATATTAAGAACAGACTCTTTTGGCCCTGATATTACAAAATTCAAATATACGGGACAAGAGGAAGACCAGGAAAGTGGATTGTATTATTATAAAGCTAGGTATTATGATGCATCATTAGGAAGGTTTGCGAGTAACGATAGTATGGTGTTTCCTGATAAAGAGCAGGGGATGAACCGGATGATGTATGTGGAAGGGAATCCGATAGCGTTTGTTGATCCAAGTGGAAATAATGCGATTGTTCACATGTTCAACCAGTTTTTTAGGCATGCATTTTTTGGAGCTGCAAAAATTGCTACCCAACAATTAAGAAGTCTTGGCCGTGGTCTAGATTATTCAGGTAGGAATGCTGGACGTGGAATTGATGGTGGGTTTAAATTCATAATAAGTGGAGGAAAATTTAAAAGACAAAATGGGAATGATTTAGACAATCTGTTTCAGTCAGGCAATTTTTTCAAATCTTTGGCTCGTATGAGTGGCTATAATAAACTTTTTGTGAGTAGTCAATTCGATTACGCAAGAAAAATTGAACGTGACGAAAAGAAAGAATATGAAAAAGACTCCAAAATAGCCTTTTTATGTCCGTATACAGGTTATAAAGATTGTAGAACGGTTGCGGGCTTTTATATATCTAAACATGGAAAAGAATCATTTGAAGCGGTTGGATATGATCAATTAATAAAATCAATTCTGACTCAGCAGCAAGAGTGCGAACAGTATTTTGGCACAGGGGTAGCAGTCGGAAACCCATTCATGCAAAATCCTCCCGAAATACCACAGGATTGTATAAATAGATACTAG
- a CDS encoding RHS repeat-associated core domain-containing protein, which produces MFGTRPDTFNESRNQSFEYDHLNRVTKAIGKYGEENYNYHRNGNLLNKGAFTYSYDNGNHIHAVTRVNSPNTGIVGYTYDSMGNMTTRNGDTLVYNAQNKLKRIETDGGDQFDYTYDHSGMRIKKALQNSNTTTYSFGNFYEIHRSPGQQEKHTLYVIGVEGDMVAQYSRPDAILLNQMASNSWMVNPFCKGVNIDCDTYWKNRTNFALISFLEDTNLYVDGKIREGHRAIPWVVLLGLLFWVVYQTKETSLETDSEERASNDIFGISILPNLTNYFQKQIPRYGTALFVVVFSFTTTAGCFPIFGGAEGETGTPIWLIGLGNGIPSDTQSVGNEPGQGGSGGGGSSSGNARVSGMFFFHPDHLGSITMITDGNGNVLAGGERGGKSHITYKPYGEILRTDSYGPDITKFKYTGQEEDQESGLYYYKARYYDASLGRFASNDGMVFPDKEQGMNRMMYVEGNPIAWRDQTGNRISTPLAWGLMGAVAAKNFGISVEEGFLLGYGFGRGQQRNLNSSRFRNTLQNTLGKNGLLGWTANNFYSLRKIGSHLYKLNHDYIETGMGERRKNLTLFLEVACRSKNADQTTCRNLRIWNTISFKNEEERFTRTRDPFLGMWNFKVDPINESRVTEEDVGYKNTALIWNFYEAIVSCSNKEPDCYGNGMIRGWYIASMKW; this is translated from the coding sequence ATGTTCGGGACTCGCCCAGATACTTTCAACGAATCTCGAAACCAAAGTTTTGAATATGACCATCTGAACCGAGTGACAAAGGCAATTGGTAAGTATGGAGAGGAGAACTACAATTACCATAGGAATGGAAATCTTTTAAATAAGGGAGCCTTTACGTATTCTTATGATAATGGAAACCATATCCATGCGGTGACGAGAGTGAATAGTCCGAACACAGGAATTGTTGGTTATACCTACGATTCTATGGGGAATATGACCACACGTAATGGTGACACACTCGTTTATAATGCACAAAACAAACTGAAACGCATCGAAACAGATGGTGGAGATCAGTTTGATTATACTTATGATCATTCGGGAATGAGGATTAAAAAAGCCCTTCAGAATTCGAACACAACCACCTATAGTTTTGGTAACTTTTACGAAATCCACCGTAGCCCAGGACAACAAGAGAAACATACTCTTTATGTGATCGGAGTGGAAGGGGATATGGTGGCACAATACAGTCGCCCCGATGCGATTTTGCTAAACCAGATGGCATCAAACAGTTGGATGGTGAATCCATTCTGTAAGGGTGTCAATATTGATTGTGATACGTATTGGAAGAACCGAACGAACTTTGCATTGATAAGTTTCTTAGAGGATACGAATCTTTATGTGGATGGTAAAATTAGAGAAGGCCATCGAGCGATCCCTTGGGTTGTCCTACTTGGATTATTATTTTGGGTAGTGTATCAGACAAAAGAAACTTCTTTAGAAACTGATTCCGAGGAAAGAGCTTCCAACGACATATTTGGAATTTCTATTTTACCGAATTTGACGAACTATTTCCAAAAACAGATTCCAAGATATGGGACAGCCCTGTTTGTCGTGGTATTTTCTTTTACAACAACAGCTGGATGTTTTCCCATCTTTGGAGGAGCGGAAGGAGAGACGGGAACCCCGATTTGGCTGATAGGGCTTGGAAATGGAATTCCATCAGATACTCAATCTGTCGGCAATGAACCAGGACAGGGCGGTAGTGGTGGAGGGGGATCTTCTTCCGGTAACGCACGAGTGTCTGGAATGTTCTTCTTCCATCCTGACCATTTGGGAAGTATTACCATGATAACCGATGGGAATGGGAATGTGCTTGCTGGTGGAGAGCGAGGAGGTAAAAGTCATATCACATATAAACCTTATGGGGAGATACTCAGAACGGATTCTTATGGTCCTGATATTACAAAATTCAAATATACGGGACAAGAAGAGGACCAGGAAAGTGGATTGTATTATTACAAAGCACGGTATTATGATGCTAGTTTGGGAAGGTTTGCAAGTAACGATGGTATGGTGTTTCCAGATAAAGAGCAAGGGATGAACCGGATGATGTATGTGGAAGGAAATCCGATTGCATGGCGGGATCAAACTGGGAATAGGATATCTACACCTCTAGCATGGGGTTTGATGGGAGCTGTGGCAGCTAAAAATTTTGGTATATCTGTCGAAGAAGGTTTCTTGTTAGGTTATGGGTTTGGAAGAGGTCAACAGAGGAATTTAAATAGTTCAAGATTCAGAAATACCTTACAGAATACATTAGGCAAAAATGGGCTTTTGGGTTGGACAGCCAATAACTTTTATAGTTTAAGGAAAATTGGTAGCCACTTATACAAATTAAACCATGACTATATTGAAACAGGTATGGGAGAAAGAAGAAAAAATTTGACTTTATTCTTAGAAGTGGCATGCAGATCAAAAAATGCAGATCAAACTACTTGTCGAAATCTAAGGATTTGGAATACCATTAGCTTTAAAAATGAAGAAGAAAGGTTTACCCGTACCAGGGATCCCTTTTTAGGAATGTGGAATTTTAAAGTTGATCCAATTAATGAAAGTCGAGTAACAGAGGAAGATGTAGGGTATAAAAATACCGCCCTCATCTGGAATTTTTATGAAGCCATTGTTTCTTGCTCTAACAAGGAACCTGATTGTTATGGAAATGGTATGATTAGAGGTTGGTATATTGCGAGTATGAAATGGTAA
- a CDS encoding RHS repeat domain-containing protein, producing the protein MYQTKESNSGVDLDDRACNDIFGISILPNLTNYFQKQIPRYGTALLVVVFSFTTTAGCFPLLLGGAEGETGTPIWMLGLGNGIPSDTQSVGNEPGQGGSGGGGASTGNARVSGMYFFHPDHLGSITMITDGNGNVLAGGERGGKSHITYKPYGEILRTDSYGSDITKFKYTGQEEDQESGLYYYQARYYDASLGRFASNDGMVFPDKEQGMNRMMYVEGNPIAWRDQTGNSTNYMHMLNQMVLHAVFGAAKIATQQMRSMGRGLDYAGRNAGRGIDGGARWLASGGNYSRNRGNDLDSLFRMKNVFGALEKSDLSNWLSKQYNDFRKKPFWNSDDRKNRKNKDQYERGEIVCYALFTGNSLQLTACLQANLAQYQNENSRINYVNDFGSSSPPSSQGIIINIAIACTFPNDDEPGKATFCKSDPKNPENNKPKP; encoded by the coding sequence GTGTATCAGACAAAAGAATCTAATTCAGGAGTTGATTTGGATGATAGAGCTTGCAACGACATATTTGGGATTTCAATTTTACCGAATTTGACGAACTATTTCCAAAAACAGATTCCAAGATATGGAACAGCACTTCTTGTAGTGGTATTTTCTTTTACGACAACAGCAGGGTGCTTTCCATTGTTACTTGGTGGGGCGGAAGGAGAGACGGGAACCCCGATTTGGATGCTGGGACTTGGAAATGGAATACCATCAGATACTCAATCTGTCGGCAATGAACCAGGACAAGGCGGTAGTGGAGGCGGGGGAGCTTCTACTGGCAATGCACGAGTGTCTGGAATGTATTTTTTCCATCCTGATCATTTGGGAAGTATTACTATGATTACCGATGGAAATGGAAATGTTCTTGCTGGTGGGGAGCGAGGTGGTAAATCACATATCACGTATAAACCTTACGGAGAGATATTAAGAACAGACTCTTATGGATCGGACATTACAAAATTCAAATATACGGGACAAGAAGAGGATCAAGAAAGTGGGCTTTACTATTATCAAGCTAGGTATTATGATGCTAGTTTGGGAAGATTTGCTAGTAACGACGGTATGGTGTTTCCTGATAAAGAGCAAGGGATGAACCGGATGATGTATGTGGAAGGGAATCCGATTGCATGGCGGGATCAAACTGGGAATAGCACAAATTATATGCATATGTTGAATCAAATGGTTCTCCATGCCGTGTTTGGAGCTGCAAAAATAGCTACACAACAAATGCGAAGTATGGGCCGTGGACTTGATTATGCGGGAAGGAATGCCGGTAGAGGAATTGATGGAGGGGCTCGTTGGTTGGCTAGCGGAGGAAATTATTCCAGGAATAGAGGAAATGATTTAGATTCTTTATTTCGGATGAAAAATGTTTTTGGAGCACTAGAAAAATCAGATTTGAGTAATTGGCTATCTAAACAATATAACGATTTTCGTAAGAAACCATTTTGGAATAGCGATGATAGAAAAAATAGAAAAAATAAAGATCAGTATGAAAGAGGAGAGATTGTATGTTACGCATTGTTTACCGGGAATTCTTTACAGTTAACAGCATGTCTCCAAGCCAATTTGGCACAGTATCAAAATGAGAATAGCAGAATAAATTATGTAAATGATTTCGGTAGTTCTTCACCACCTTCTAGCCAGGGAATTATAATTAATATTGCTATCGCTTGTACTTTTCCAAACGACGATGAACCTGGAAAAGCCACTTTTTGTAAATCGGATCCTAAAAATCCAGAGAATAATAAACCAAAGCCATAG
- a CDS encoding sulfatase-like hydrolase/transferase, giving the protein MKLFKIIFSAFFVLLLLAGILYYNRLLLLRYSLGWITDIRHPREPNHPVPWLSGPLEPNGKLKNRPPNIIVIMADDLGFNDVTTYGGGYADLGVPTPHIDSIAKAGVRFDSGYSGSAVCTVSRAALLTGRYPSRFGVEYTPTPGALARVGADLYADPNRLYPVIIDKEKAEKSKSFNELGMPTSEITIAEVLKERGYHSVHIGKWHLGSTEEMRPNKQGFDETLFMESGLYLPVDDPNVYNSKQDFDPIDQFLWPNMRFGVSYNGGKWFEPSRYLTDYFTDEAVKVIETNKNRPFFLFLAHWAVHTPLQASKEDYDALSHIKDHRKRVYLSMIRSLDRSVGRILSSLKEEGLEENTIVIFTSDNGAPNYIGLPDVNRPFRGWKLTLFQGGIRVPYMAKWPGHIKPGTKYQNAITNIDILPTVVSAAGAKLPEDRQIDGVNLLPYLKGQGIQKSRPLFWSDGYYQTVQSDGWKLIQTERPKKKWLFHLDSDPLEKKNVISSFPNKLTELENLLVNYNKQMPKALWPSFIEFPVSIDKTLDQKQETDDEYTYWVN; this is encoded by the coding sequence ATGAAACTTTTTAAGATAATTTTCTCTGCTTTTTTTGTTCTTTTGCTACTTGCGGGTATCCTGTATTACAATCGTTTGCTTTTGTTACGTTATTCGCTTGGTTGGATCACCGACATTCGTCATCCTAGAGAACCAAACCATCCAGTCCCTTGGTTGTCTGGGCCTTTGGAGCCAAACGGAAAATTAAAGAATCGTCCTCCGAATATCATCGTGATTATGGCAGACGATTTGGGATTTAATGATGTTACAACGTATGGCGGTGGTTATGCGGATCTTGGTGTTCCCACTCCTCATATTGACTCCATTGCAAAGGCGGGAGTGCGTTTTGATTCTGGTTATTCTGGAAGTGCTGTGTGTACTGTCTCACGTGCGGCACTTTTAACTGGGAGATATCCGTCTCGGTTTGGAGTGGAATACACTCCAACACCTGGAGCCTTGGCTCGAGTGGGTGCTGATTTATATGCAGATCCCAACCGATTGTATCCAGTGATCATCGATAAAGAAAAGGCAGAGAAATCTAAAAGTTTTAATGAACTGGGAATGCCAACTTCGGAAATTACAATTGCTGAAGTTTTGAAGGAAAGGGGATACCATTCCGTTCATATAGGCAAATGGCATTTGGGAAGTACGGAAGAAATGCGACCCAACAAACAAGGGTTCGATGAAACTCTTTTTATGGAAAGTGGATTGTATTTACCCGTTGATGATCCTAATGTTTATAATTCAAAACAAGATTTTGATCCGATTGACCAGTTTTTATGGCCGAATATGCGGTTTGGTGTGAGTTATAACGGTGGTAAGTGGTTTGAACCGAGCCGGTACTTAACAGATTATTTTACAGATGAAGCTGTCAAAGTCATTGAAACAAATAAAAATCGTCCTTTCTTTTTATTTTTAGCACACTGGGCAGTACACACTCCCTTACAAGCAAGTAAGGAAGATTACGATGCACTCTCTCATATCAAAGATCATCGAAAACGAGTGTATTTGAGTATGATTCGTTCTCTGGATCGGAGTGTAGGAAGAATATTATCTTCACTCAAGGAAGAAGGTCTAGAGGAAAATACCATCGTGATTTTTACCAGTGATAATGGGGCTCCTAATTACATTGGTTTGCCGGATGTGAATCGTCCGTTTCGTGGGTGGAAGTTAACTTTATTCCAAGGAGGAATTCGTGTTCCTTATATGGCTAAGTGGCCAGGCCATATCAAACCAGGTACTAAGTATCAAAATGCCATAACTAATATTGATATCCTACCTACAGTGGTGAGTGCTGCTGGTGCGAAGTTACCAGAGGATAGACAAATTGATGGGGTCAATCTGTTGCCTTATTTAAAAGGACAAGGGATTCAAAAGTCTCGTCCTCTTTTTTGGAGTGATGGATACTACCAAACGGTGCAGTCGGATGGATGGAAATTAATTCAAACAGAACGACCTAAAAAGAAATGGTTGTTTCATCTAGATTCTGATCCTTTGGAAAAGAAAAATGTAATTTCATCCTTCCCAAATAAACTGACCGAGTTAGAAAATTTATTAGTAAATTATAATAAACAAATGCCAAAAGCACTTTGGCCTTCATTCATTGAGTTTCCTGTGTCGATTGATAAAACCTTGGATCAGAAGCAGGAGACAGACGATGAATATACTTATTGGGTGAACTAA
- a CDS encoding formylglycine-generating enzyme family protein, translated as MFLHKRKLIFFFLCIGFYQCNLVSNIFETKRNVCHYLKSNQDTKYSGMVFIPSGKFRKGDSVYPEESPVYETSVSSFWMDETEVTNDQFSEFVSKTGYITEAETKLSTKGKGETTLDSDLFTPGAVVFHQPTNQREKSSPLEWWNYIPGANWRHPEGPGSSIEGKGSYPVVAITYRDAGLYAEWKGHSLPTEVEWEWAARGGGFEKSSNENISIKEANTWQGEFPFLDEGKDGFIGISPVGCYAKNGFGLYDMIGNVWEFTSDSWIPNQKLDKTKYHTIKGGSFLCAPNYCKRYRAAAKQPQEDQLASSHIGFRTILRMNSYKMKIKENL; from the coding sequence TTGTTTTTACACAAAAGAAAGTTAATATTCTTTTTTCTTTGTATTGGTTTTTATCAGTGTAATTTAGTTTCCAATATTTTTGAAACCAAAAGAAATGTTTGTCATTATTTAAAATCCAATCAGGATACCAAATATTCTGGTATGGTTTTTATTCCTTCTGGGAAGTTTAGGAAAGGAGATTCTGTTTATCCAGAAGAATCGCCTGTATACGAGACTTCTGTATCTAGTTTTTGGATGGATGAAACTGAAGTGACGAATGATCAATTTTCAGAATTTGTTTCGAAAACTGGATATATTACAGAAGCCGAAACCAAACTAAGTACAAAAGGTAAAGGCGAGACCACCCTGGACTCCGATTTATTTACACCAGGCGCTGTGGTGTTTCATCAACCTACAAACCAAAGAGAAAAGAGTTCTCCACTGGAATGGTGGAATTACATCCCTGGGGCAAATTGGCGTCATCCAGAAGGTCCAGGATCTTCGATCGAAGGAAAAGGTTCTTACCCAGTAGTTGCGATCACATATCGGGATGCAGGCTTATATGCAGAGTGGAAAGGGCATTCACTTCCCACTGAGGTGGAATGGGAATGGGCGGCTCGCGGTGGAGGATTCGAAAAATCATCTAACGAAAACATCTCCATAAAAGAGGCCAATACATGGCAGGGTGAGTTTCCTTTTTTGGATGAAGGAAAAGATGGGTTTATTGGAATATCACCTGTTGGATGTTATGCGAAAAATGGATTTGGCCTTTATGATATGATTGGTAATGTTTGGGAATTTACTTCCGACTCTTGGATTCCAAATCAGAAACTTGATAAAACAAAATACCATACAATCAAGGGTGGTTCCTTTCTTTGTGCACCAAACTACTGCAAAAGATATAGGGCAGCCGCAAAACAACCGCAAGAAGATCAGTTAGCCTCTAGCCATATTGGTTTTAGGACCATCTTACGGATGAATTCATATAAAATGAAAATTAAGGAAAATTTATGA
- a CDS encoding MBL fold metallo-hydrolase, with protein sequence MKKNPIKLSKLCILFVLLLCLSCSWDQIVRGRVIESINAKADVARDLLDPNKITIILTGTGSPIPSDRIQNSTAIFVNGQFLVFDCGDGVAFAMEKLHLPVTDINGIFITHFHSDHFADLGEVIDRSWLLGRKQTLNVYGPKGTSELVNGFLKSYGQEYFYRTKHHGEAVVPSQWKGAKPNEFLPNADGSSKIVYEKDGVIVRSFFVNHVPVEPAVGYRIEYKGKSIVISGDTADSEFLKKQSSGADYLISEVMSKSIVAKIGESYQSLGSPRFTKIMKDIQLYHIDAEELGRLAEAAKVNTLVLTHMIPVSRNFIQTKSLYKDPIRKSFQGNLIIGEDGKRIEIPLP encoded by the coding sequence ATGAAAAAAAATCCAATCAAACTTTCAAAACTCTGTATTTTGTTTGTTTTGTTACTTTGTCTCTCTTGTTCTTGGGATCAAATCGTACGCGGTCGAGTCATTGAAAGTATCAATGCGAAAGCAGATGTCGCTCGTGATCTTTTGGATCCAAATAAAATTACGATCATTCTTACGGGAACAGGATCTCCTATTCCTTCCGATAGAATTCAAAACTCCACAGCCATTTTTGTGAATGGACAGTTTTTGGTTTTTGATTGTGGGGATGGGGTAGCCTTCGCAATGGAAAAACTTCATTTGCCTGTCACTGATATTAATGGTATATTTATCACTCACTTTCATTCAGATCATTTTGCTGATTTGGGAGAAGTGATTGATCGAAGTTGGTTACTCGGTAGAAAACAAACTCTAAATGTGTACGGACCTAAAGGAACCAGTGAACTAGTAAATGGTTTTTTAAAAAGTTATGGGCAAGAGTATTTTTATCGAACCAAACATCATGGAGAAGCGGTCGTACCTTCTCAATGGAAGGGAGCAAAACCAAATGAATTTTTACCAAACGCAGATGGTTCTTCTAAGATTGTTTATGAAAAAGATGGAGTCATCGTTCGGTCTTTTTTTGTGAATCATGTCCCGGTGGAACCGGCCGTTGGATATCGAATCGAATACAAGGGAAAGTCGATTGTGATTTCGGGTGACACAGCGGATTCAGAGTTTTTAAAGAAACAATCATCGGGAGCAGATTATCTAATTTCAGAAGTGATGAGTAAATCAATCGTTGCAAAAATTGGAGAATCTTATCAATCTCTGGGAAGTCCACGTTTTACTAAAATTATGAAAGACATTCAGTTGTATCATATTGATGCAGAAGAATTGGGCAGACTGGCAGAAGCTGCAAAGGTAAATACTTTAGTTTTGACTCATATGATTCCTGTTTCTAGGAACTTTATTCAGACAAAGTCTTTGTACAAGGATCCCATTCGAAAATCATTCCAAGGAAATTTGATCATCGGTGAAGATGGTAAAAGAATCGAAATTCCTTTACCATAA